A region of the Canis aureus isolate CA01 chromosome 20, VMU_Caureus_v.1.0, whole genome shotgun sequence genome:
AAATAGATGAGTTTTCATTGTGAGAGACTATAACTATAGTTATTGTATAACCTCAGTTGTCTCTGAGGTTGTGCCCCAGGtatttggaggaggaagagatcTCTCAGGGCTCTGGGTACCTTTTGAAGTTACCAGAGGGTTTTTGtacccaccccctacccccttcAATTGCTCTAGGACCTAAACACAATGCTTGATTTGATCATACTGAGTGTTCTAGGGCTAGGGGAGAAGGGATCATCATCTGGAAGTTGGTCTCTACACTTTGGACTGTCCCCAAAAGAGCTGGAGGATGCTGTTCTTAGACTGAAGTCTCCTGATTGAAGGGCAAGGCCTAGTCAAGGACTCTGGGttcttcaaatttatttcaagTGCTGCAACCAACCAATCGCTAGGGTTTATGTAAGGTCACTTGGCCTTTAagcatctcagtttccttatctgtaatgaGAGGGGAGTAGTTAATGATCTTTAATGCCCTTTCTAGCTCTAAAATTACAGACTTTCAGGAATCTGTGGGGAGTCTACCCTGCTATTATCACTTTAAAAGTAGCAGGAATGCCTGGGACCAGCAGGGGCTCCCAGCAGTCAGAGGTAATAGTAAATGATTAgtcctttcctttatttatgaTGCTGAAACTACTCAGTCACTCAGTTGCACTTGGGGCTACAGAACGGAAAGGAGTCAGAACACTCCAAGTGAAACATCTCAAGAGAGGCAGTAGAAAGAAATAGGGCTCTCCCATCCTCCCAAATGGGTAGTGTTTAAGATCACTGCATTTGTTCCTTTTCTAAGTATCTCTCTATATGTTTTAATAAGGTAGAATTAGTTGAGGGACCCATCCCAAGATTACTCAACCGTAAACTAAACAACCAACTAACCAATTTACCAAAATCAAATAAACTATCTGTGGAAGAAAATTATATGCTTTTAAAGTAACAAAGGTAAAGATCATAAAATCATTGACTATTAGATTTTGATAATCATCGTATAGTCAACTGGATATCAAAAAATGTGTTAACACTAAGaattatctttgctttttaattaaaagttcCTGTTAGTGAAAGACTGTTTGGTTTACTGAAAAGGctgttaattttgaaatttattttcttacttttacaTTATTATTCAAAGGCAGGTTCAACTGCTAAGCAAAGCTGGTTATGAATCCATACTCTGTACTCCTTACCACCGGGAGCACATTATCTGCTAAAGCCCTAAATATACTGTTTTAAAGGATGGTTTACTAGTCTGCTTATCCATACAACTGCATAAGCTACTTTATCAAAGGAGTTGTGTTCTACTTATCTCCACATCCTTAGGATCTAgagaatttgggcagcccaggtggctcagcagtttagcgcctgccttacacccaggatgtgatcctggagacccgggatcaagtcccacgtcgggctccctgcatggagcctgcttctccctctgcctgtgtctctgtctctatctctctctgtgtgtgtctctcatgaataaataaataaaaccttttaaaaaaaaagggtctAGCAAATTTGGCCATATATGTGCTCAATAAAATGTAAGCTAAAAATGAACTGTAGTACACAAAATTACTATGACTCCAACTTAAAACAAATGTAATTACCGTTTTGGTAAATTTGTACATctctatttttgaattttattttattttttcacgagCCAGATTGGCCTTTAGTGTTCCTAAGTTGAACGGGTCCATGTGGGGTTTGACAGTAATTGCCTTTCAAGTTTCCATATCAAGGGCACAGTGGCAGGGACAATCCTCCAGGAGAAACTGTGCAGGTGGGTGTGAGCAACTTTATCCAACAGCCCCAGAGGGCCTGATGCCTGGGGGGAAGCTGGAGCTTAGGTTCCAGGCGCCACAAGCCACCCTGGCTCAGATTTAAGGCGGCCTAGGATGGATCCCCCTGGGGTCTGGGAGTTGTGGGGACGGACAGGGTCCCCCGGCGGGGGTCCTGGGGGACTCACAGTGATGCCAAGGTCCGCCCCGCTCCAAAAACACATACATGCCTTGATCCCCTAGAGCCAAATCACATAGAACGGATGAGGAACAGAAGCAGAAAAACGTCCCTGTAGCTCAGAAGGCTGCCCTAGAGCCGCGTAGTTCTGAGAGGGATCAAACGTGCACGGGTTGCTACGTTCCCGAGGGTCTCCTGACCTTAAGTGTCTTTAACCCTCCCCGACAGAGAACACTGAACAGAATAAGCAACAGAGAAGTCTTGCAAAAGCAGTTTTAGGAGCAGGAATTCGAAGGAGACATTGATGATCTATTACTCCACGCAcatgccctccccgccccccacgccAAGCGTGTCGCCACGAGCTTCACGGGGAAAGGTGCAGCCCTTTCTGCCCGTGGGTCCTGTCCTCGTGCTCCCGAAACAAACCTACTCAGTTGTGTGTACCCTATGACGTTTCAAAGAATTCTTTGGATGGTTGGGCTCCATGACCCGGAAGCAGAAACTCCAGAGCTTCCCGGGTTGGCTCGGGGAGTCTCCTGCGGACTCCCACGGAGGCCTGGAGTCTGTCCCCAGGGGTCTAACCCAAACTCCGCCATCCCCGCAAAGGCCCCCCTAGTCCAGGAAGATGGTCTGAGGGGCCGCAGTGACCCCAACACATGAACCGGAAGTACTACCGCGGGCCTGAGAGCAGGAGGTACACAAAGTCACAGGCTTCCCGGAAGTCAAGTGGAAGCcagggctccctgggctccccggGCTTGGGactgggggcgggcgggggcagggggaggaggggggcgggggtcctACCTATATAAGCTCTGCCTACGGGTGGGGACTGGGAAGAACACAGGAAGTGAAATAGCTCTATCCTATTCCAACGGTGGCGGGTAGCTCATTTCCGGGAGGCCGGATCTTCCAGGATCACGCAGCCAGACCTCGCGGGATCACCGACCCAGATGTCGCGGGACTTGGAGACGTCATTCCCGAGCGGGAGCGGGGCCTTGCGGGGCCGGCGGCCGGGGGAGTCGTGCGTGCCGGACAGGCCCCCTGGGCCGGAAAGGACACGTGGTGCGCGAGGGTCTGAAGCTAAAATGTCGTCACCAGGGGGTCAGTGCGGAGCGAAGCTGCGGCAGGAAGGTGGCGTGGCAAGCACGGTCAGCCTCGGCCTGCAGTGCGAGGGAGTGGGCGCCGCGGGCAGGCTCCCGCCGCCGGCCTGACCTTCCCGACGTGGGGCCCGGGGCACCGGCAGGGCCGCAGGAGGGGATTGTGGGAGGCTCCTGGGGATGCCAGGGCCCGCCTCGCCCGGCCGTCGGGTCCCCGAAGCCGCGTCTCGGGCGGCCTCGGTGTTGTCATCCCGGGTCCAGCGGGAAGTTCTCTGAGGACAGACCTGGGGGACATAACGCCCACGGGTGCCCTCACTCTCCAGGCAGGGGCCACGAAGGGTCTCACTCGgacctcctccacccccagctgCGGGAAGAGGGGCTGAGGGGTGCAGGTGAGCCCGGAGGTCCCGGCGACCCTGGAAGAGGGGCTGAGGGGTGCAGGTGAGCCCGGAGGTCCCGGCGACCCTGGAAGAGGGACTGAGGGGTGCAGGTGAGCCCGGAGGTCCCGGCGACCCTGGAAGAGGGGCTGAGGGGTGCAGGTGAGCCCGGAGGTCCCGGCGACCCTGGAAGAGGGGCTGAGGGGTGCAGGTGAGCCCGGAGGTCCCGGCGACCCTGGAAGAGGGGCTGAGGGGTGCAGGTGAGCCCGGAGGTCCCGGCAACCCTGGAAGAGGGGCTGAGGGGTGCAGGTGAGCCACACTCACGTCAGCCCGGAGGTCCCGGCGACCCTGGAAGAGGGGCTGAGGGGTGCAGGTGAGCCCGGAGGTCCCGGCGACCCTGGAAGAGGGGCTGAGGGGTGCAGGTGAGCCACACTCACGTCAGCCCGGAGGTCCTGGCGACGCGGGAAGAGGGGTTGAGGGGCTGCAGGTGAGCCCGGAGGTCCCGGCGATgcgggaggaggggctgaggggctgcAGGTGAGCCACGCTCACGTCAGCCCGGAGGTCCTGGCGACGGGAGAGCTGAAGGCTAGTGACGAGCAAGGGGCACGTGAGCCAGCCCCGCCGTCCCCGAACTGTCATGGGCTTTGGGCTGGTTAGGAAGACTCGGGTCAGTAGTCAGTAGAGAGACCAGTGCGGAAAACTAGAGGCTGCCGGTGTTTcgtacgtttttttttttttttttttttttttagattttatttatttattcatgaggcagagagagagaccgagggagagggagaagcaggctccatgcagggagcctgacgtgggactggatcccggtaccccggggtcatgacctgggccacaggcctcgctaaacctctgggccacccgggctgcccatccttGTTTTTATACTTGTGTCATTGCATTAAACTTAATAGCCCTTAAATTATGTTGTACTGATCACCCAGGAGCTTGaaagaaatgcagatttctggtTCCCGCGAAGACATCAGGATTTTAGCTAAAGCCGTGGAGGCCGGGAACATTAACGCCATTCCACCCTAAGTTCAGCGTCAGcgcaagtacagccatctcaggcccctgtgaataagagctgaactttaccttcagttacaggaaaaaacagcttaacgccctagaaagccccatattacaatgagaacagagcttaacgccctagaaagccccatatcagaatgtaaacagaacttgagaaatttctccaccccttctgaaggtcccctagaccagcccataaaaactcagccagagggcagcctgggtgtggctcagcggctcagcggcttagcgccaccttcagcccagggcgtgatcctggagacccgggatcaagtcccacctcaggctccctgcatggagcctgtttctccctctgcctatgtctctgcctctctctgtgtctctcattaataaataaataaaaatcttaaaaaagaaaaacccagctGGAACCCCCCTCGGGGTCCAGGTCCTTGCTCGCTGTGTCGGGGATACTTGGGCCCAAGCtggagcttgttaataaaccctcatatgtttgcatcggtgtcggctccttggtggtttctcagattcgcaatcttgggcacaacaaagcCAGGAGATGGTTCCaatagttgaatttttaaaaggcactttGTGTTATCTCTTGACcactctttaagaaaaaacactCTAGACTTTGAATATGTTGAAATCAGTAATAGTCTCTCATTGCTCCTGAAGGGTACACACTCTGCCACCCAAAACTGTGCCTCTTTCCCATAAGGATTATGTTTGAATGACAAAGATGATCCTGTTTTTTGGGGTCTCCTGGAAATTACAGCAGTAATTTCAGAAATTTAGGCCTTAAAAACATTAGTTCCTgagtatgtatattttatgacaAGTTGAGAGAAAGATGTTTGAGACTCAGACGTAAATGAAACACTCCATCCAAAAAGGCTATTGGCTGTATTACAGaaaactatttcttatttttccttacaaTTCATTATCTTATTTGTAATTAGTTTGCATATATGAGTCAGAATGTGGGAAACAAATATGATTATTATTGGTAACACATAAAGCCTTCTTAAGTAGTGCACTTAGTGCATGTTTCTTTCATATTACTTGTCCTCCATTTATGTGTTTACAGTTAGATGCATTTAGGGTTACCATAAACAGATATCTCACTGACAGTTGCAGCCTTGAAATTCTAAGACATTTCCAGTAATTTATCTTGAAGAagtatcttatttctctttttgttgaaTATCTTCATGTTATACTATTAAGTCCAGgaacttccttgttttttttttttttttcttttttaattgtttcaaCTAGAGAAAAGATACTTAGACATTTGGAAAAAGTTCTACAAGTACATTGCTGAATTATGGCAAGTATTACTATTCACCCAAGTAATGCAAATTATACTAACCGCAGGGACAGAttctcatttttgaaattttataaatagCTGACTTCCTTTTCACTTACTAATGAATGGTCCCCTCAAGGGCCTGAAAACAgttaacatctttaaaaagttgtTAGTATAGAACTCAGGAAATAATGAGCAAATGGTTGAGAGTTAACATTTGTTAGAATAGGAGAAAGTTATAACAATAcaattgttaaaaaagaaaaaaaatccccctaGCAGAACCATTCTTCCAGGATATCTCAGAGAAATTAGGATCAAtggactttaaaatattttttcttgcatTCTGATATTTAACTCTAAAGCTATCTTGAACatttaaatagtaattttctCCTAGAATAGAAGCATCAAGAAACTAAGATCTAATTCAAGGAACAAGACAGTTAATCAAAACCCAAAATAAGGTTGTTGTACTGACAAGctacaaaaatcattaaaattcaaTGTGATCCAGTATGAACCactatttccatttcatttttatattgttggACACACAAGAGGGAGATTAAATCAGTTTTGTACCATGTATTTAGTtcaatggctcagcggtttagcacctgcctttcaCATCCAGGGTGTGactctggagacccgggattgagtcccacatggggctccctgcatggggtctgcttctccctctgccttgagtctctgcctctccctctctctctctctctctttctctctctctctgtgtgtgtctcatgaatagataaaatctttaaaaaagaaagtcctaaaaaaatatgaattatctTTTGCTCTGTCAATATAATGAAAATTGTGGATTATGGTTGTTTATAACTTgctatttatattgtttataacACTATCATAAggtaatttaataattaaattatggcTATATTCCACTTAATTTTGTGAGAATAGTTTGCAACATTATTAggctttttccttcctcctgtctTCTAAATGTGTTGAGGTACTGCTGAGCTTTTATTGTTTGCTATACTGGCATGAACACTTTTATACAAAATTTACTCTGCTTACACAATTTTACAGAGGGATTATAATTGGATTTAAGCACTGTATTTACCCATAATTGTAGGGACTCGTTTACTGTGATGGACAGTTCTGTAGGGGTTAACTTTGTATATTACGGTTCTTTTTTTGGTCTTGCTGTTTTGTGAATTGTGAGCATAGAAACATGTACAAATTGAGGGTAAAGACTAGTGGGGTATTTTAATGAGTGTCTGGACTGAGTATAACAAACTTAGGAAATAGGCATTTGAGCAAGGTTATTTTACAGGATGTATTGGtagat
Encoded here:
- the LOC144291794 gene encoding uncharacterized protein LOC144291794 isoform X3, whose amino-acid sequence is MSRDLETSFPSGSGALRGRRPGESCVPDRPPGPERTRGARGSEAKMSSPGGQCGAKLRQEGGVASTVSFTPNMELELVALRSSFMLTELTEPAGCLRKKL
- the LOC144291794 gene encoding uncharacterized protein LOC144291794 isoform X2 gives rise to the protein MSRDLETSFPSGSGALRGRRPGESCVPDRPPGPERTRGARGSEAKMSSPGGQCGAKLRQEGGVASTVSFTPNMELELVALRSSFMLTELTEPAGCLRKTNVPCLW
- the LOC144291794 gene encoding uncharacterized protein LOC144291794 isoform X1 → MSRDLETSFPSGSGALRGRRPGESCVPDRPPGPERTRGARGSEAKMSSPGGQCGAKLRQEGGVASTVSFTPNMELELVALRSSFMLTELTEPAGCLRFNRVCQVLVFTLTQYML
- the LOC144291794 gene encoding uncharacterized protein LOC144291794 isoform X4; this encodes MSRDLETSFPSGSGALRGRRPGESCVPDRPPGPERTRGARGSEAKMSSPGGQCGAKLRQEGGVASTVSFTPNMELELVALRSSFMLTELTEPAGCLR